A genomic segment from Spinacia oleracea cultivar Varoflay chromosome 3, BTI_SOV_V1, whole genome shotgun sequence encodes:
- the LOC110797740 gene encoding bifunctional aspartokinase/homoserine dehydrogenase 1, chloroplastic, which translates to MVVSSSISPASSHAVFSNTLSRSDIKLSRCFLPSSTRHSLSSLYSSPLPRKTLVSQRGKRWLCPGYIHASTKAASLEAAVEKIELPKGDMWSVHKFGGTCVGSSERIKNVAEIIMNDTSERKLVVVSAMSKVTDMMYDLIKRAESRDGSFMSASDAVLEKHTQTAKDLLQGDELLSFLSRLHDDINNLKAMLRAISIAGHATESFTDFVVGHGELWSAQMLSLVIKQKGYDCTWMDTRDVLVVNPTSSNQVDPDFPDSERRLDKWFSNNPSRIIIATGFIATTPENIPTTLKRDGSDFSAAIMGALFRARQVTIWTDVDGVYSADPRKVSEAVILPTLSYQEAWEMSYFGANVLHPRTIIPVMRYDIPIVIRNVFNLAAPGTKICRLSADENGEHLQSPVKGFATIDNLALVNVEGTGMAGVPGTASAIFSAVKDVGANVIMISQASSEHSVCFAVPENEVDAVADALRSRFGQALEAGRLSQVAIIPNCSILATVGQRMASTPGVSATLFNALAKANINIRAIAQGCSEYNITVVVKRDDCIKALRAVHSRFYLSRTTLSMGIIGPGLIGATLLDQLRDQAAELKEKFNIDLRVMGITSSKKMLLSDSGIDLSSWREQRNEQGQVADMQKFVQHVHGNHFIPNTVLVDCTADSYIASHYYDWLRKGIHIITPNKKANSGPLDQYLKLRALQRQSYTHYFYEATVGAGLPIISTLRGLLETGDKILSIEGIFSGTLSYIFNKFKGGRNFSEVVTEAKQAGYTEPDPRDDLSGTDVARKVIILARECGLKLELSDIPPESLVPEPLRATASGDEFMQQLPQFDEDWAKKLQAAEDAGEVLRYVGVVDVTNKKGIVNLKSYKKDHPFSQLSGSDNIILFTTERYKEQPLIVRGPGAGAEVTAGGVFSDILRLASYLGAPS; encoded by the exons ATGGTGGTTTCTTCGTCGATATCTCCCGCCTCCTCCCATGCCGTCTTCTCCAACACATTGTCTCGCTCCGATATCAAACTTTCCAGATGCTTCCTTCCTTCTTCTACTCGCCATTCACTCTCCTCTCTCTACTCTTCTCCTCTCCCAAG AAAGACTTTGGTATCTCAACGGGGAAAGCGGTGGCTGTGTCCTGGTTACATCCATGCGTCTACCAAAG CTGCTTCTTTAGAGGCTGCGGTTGAAAAGATCGAGCTGCCTAAAGGTGACATGTGGTCTGTTCATAAATTTGGTGGGACTTGTGTTGGAAGCTCGGAGCGGATAAAGAATGTTGCGGAAATAATTATGAATGACACTTCCGAGAGGAAGTTAGTGGTTGTATCTGCTATGTCGAAGGTCACTGACATGATGTATGATTTAATCAAGAGGGCAGAATCACGGGATGGTTCGTTTATGTCTGCTTCGGATGCTGTTTTAGAAAAACACACTCAAACAGCGAAAGATTTGTTGCAAGGAGATGAGCTTTTAAGTTTCTTATCAAGGCTTCATGATGATATAAATAATCTTAAAGCAATGCTTCGTGCAATTTCCATAG CTGGTCATGCTACTGAATCGTTTACTGATTTTGTCGTTGGACATGGAGAGTTGTGGTCTGCACAGATGCTATCACTCGTCATCAAGCAG AAAGGATACGACTGTACATGGATGGATACCAGGGATGTCCTTGTTGTAAATCCAACAAGTTCAAATCAAGTTGATCCAGATTTTCCAGATTCTGAAAGAAGACTTGACAAATGGTTTTCCAATAATCCATCGAGAATCATTATAGCAACTGGATTTATAGCTACTACCCCTGAAAACATTCCAACCACTCTTAAGAGGGATGGGAGTGACTTCTCTGCAGCAATAATGGGTGCTCTTTTTAGAGCTCGTCAAGTTACAATCTGGACAGATGTTGACGGTGTATATAGTGCTGATCCTAGAAAAG TAAGTGAAGCTGTGATACTTCCCACGTTGTCTTATCAAGAGGCTTGGGAGATG TCGTACTTTGGGGCAAATGTATTACATCCTCGGACCATTATTCCTGTGATGCGGTATGACATTCCAATTGTAATAAGAAATGTATTTAACCTTGCGGCTCCTGGGACAAAGATATGTCGTCTTTCTGCTGATGAGAATGGCGAGCATCTACAATCTCCCGTCAAAGGGTTTGCGACAATTGATAATCTGGCCCTTGTAAATGTTGAGGG TACTGGTATGGCTGGTGTTCCTGGTACTGCTAGTGCTATTTTCAGTGCAGTGAAGGATGTAGGGGCTAATGTTATCATGATCTCTCAG GCAAGTAGCGAACATTCCGTGTGCTTTGCTGTGCCTGAGAATGAAGTAGACGCTGTGGCTGATGCTCTACGGTCTCGATTTGGCCAAGCTTTAGAAGCTGGTCGTCTCTCGCAG GTTGCTATTATCCCCAACTGCAGCATTTTGGCAACAGTTGGGCAGAGAATGGCCAGCACACCTGGAGTTAGTGCCACTCTTTTTAACGCACTTGCAAAG GCCAATATTAATATCCGCGCTATAGCTCAAGGCTGTTCTGAATACAACATTACTGTGGTAGTCAAGAGGGATGATTGTATTAAAGCCCTGAGGGCTGTGCATTCCAGATTCTATCTCTCAAGAACGACACTTTCTATGGGAATCATTGGGCCAGGACTGATTGGGGCAACTCTTCTTGACCAACTTCGTGATCAG GCTGCTGAGTTAAAGGAGAAGTTTAACATTGATTTGCGTGTTATGGGAATCACAAGTTCAAAGAAAATGCTTCTTTCCGATTC GGGTATTGACTTGTCTAGTTGGAGGGAACAGCGGAATGAGCAAGGACAAGTAGCCGACATGCAGAAATTTGTTCAGCATGTTCATGGGAATCATTTTATCCCAAACACCGTGTTGGTAGATTGTACGGCTGACTCCTACATTGCAAGCCATTACTATGACTGGTTGCGTAAAGGAATTCATATAATTACTCCCAACAAGAAAGCAAATTCTGGACCTCTTGATCAG TATTTGAAGTTGAGAGCTCTGCAACGGCAATCCTACACACATTACTTTTATGAAGCTACAGTTGGTGCGGGTCTTCCTATAATCAGTACTTTAAGAGGTCTTCTTGAAACTGGCGACAAAATCTTGAGCATTGAGGGTATTTTCAG TGGGACTTTAAGTTACATATTCAACAAGTTCAAAGGTGGAAGAAATTTCAGCGAGGTGGTGACTGAGGCAAAACAAGCTGGTTATACAGAGCCTGATCCTAGGGATGATCTGTCTGGAACAGATGTTGCTAGAAAG GTAATAATTCTAGCAAGAGAATgtggattgaaacttgaactttcAGATATTCCTCCGGAAAGCCTTGTGCCAGAACCATTAAGA GCTACTGCATCAGGCGACGAATTCATGCAGCAGCTACCTCAGTTTGATGAAGACTGGGCAAAGAAATTACAAGCGGCTGAAGATGCAGGAGAG GTGCTAAGATATGTGGGAGTGGTGGATGTGACCAACAAGAAAGGAATTGTGAATTTGAAGAGCTACAAGAAGGATCACCCATTTTCTCAGCTCTCGGGATCGGATAATATCATATTATTTACCACAGAGCGGTACAAAGAGCAACCTCTCATCGTTCGAGGTCCTGGTGCTGGAGCCGAAGTTACTGCTGGTGGAGTATTCAGTGATATTTTGCGCTTGGCCTCTTACCTTGGCGCTCCTTCATAG